In Bos taurus isolate L1 Dominette 01449 registration number 42190680 breed Hereford chromosome 10, ARS-UCD2.0, whole genome shotgun sequence, the genomic window CTACTATGCTTGAGTGTGGTTCTAAGAGCTGTGGAGTCATTTGTTAACAAAATTAACCAAATCTCTGCCTTCAGGGAGCTTCTGCTACTACTGCTAGGCAAGGCCAAATAAAAAACAGATGTGTTATTATGTGTTGTATTAGAAGGTGATAAAAGTTATATGGATATATGAAACCTGGAAGGAGAATTGCTAGTTGGAGGAGGGTGGGCTTCAGCTGGTGTGATAAGAGATGTTATTTATTCCCTAAGCTGTATCTGAAATGGGAAGCACATGGTAAGAGATAGCTTTACTATAAAGGcaacaggaaggagaaaaaggaaagagttaTGCAGGTCTGGGGGCTAGGAGCCTAGGAATTGACCTAAGTATAGGGAACagtaaaagataattttttattgttaccttttttttttttttttgcaagtgcctttcctttatttatttattttccacagCTTAAATCAGGGGCTAAAAACACAAGATCAAAGACCAAGTGTGTCATACCAAGACCCCTGCTTCAGTGGGTACTTTTCAGACACTTTGTCTTTCAACTCAACCCTCCAAAAGAcccaattttttgtttttggacaAGTGCAATCATTTCAACAACAGAGCCATGGAGATCCACTTCATTTATTCCCAAGCTCTTCTGAGAGCATCTCTGCTTCACTGCTTTGAGGATCTCTTTGGTGGTGATGGTTCTTCTGTGGTTGTAGAAGGACAATCTGACCGCTTCCAGGCTAACCCATTCCAGCTGCCAATCCTCCAGCACTCTTAGGGCATCCAAGATCCAGGAGCACCCACTGAAGTCTGGGTGGACTTGTTTTAAGAGTTTCTCCATGTAATTAAAATATGcctccttcttcttcctcctcttcttcccagTGGCAGAGCAGACCCACTCATCCTTCTCTTTGGCTGGGATATAAATTGTGAGCTTCCTCTTAGGGAACTG contains:
- the LOC132346307 gene encoding histone H2A.N-like, with the protein product MHFICLHGLQFPKRKLTIYIPAKEKDEWVCSATGKKRRKKKEAYFNYMEKLLKQVHPDFSGCSWILDALRVLEDWQLEWVSLEAVRLSFYNHRRTITTKEILKAVKQRCSQKSLGINEVDLHGSVVEMIALVQKQKIGSFGGLS